The following are encoded together in the Glycine soja cultivar W05 chromosome 5, ASM419377v2, whole genome shotgun sequence genome:
- the LOC114412565 gene encoding serine/arginine-rich splicing factor SC35-like isoform X2 has protein sequence MSHFGRSGPPDISDTYSLLVLNITFRTTADDLFPLFDKYGKVVDIFIPKDRRTGESRGFAFVRYKYADEAQKAVERLDGRMVDGREITVQFAKYGPNAERIHKGRIIETSPRSRRSRSRSPRKRHRDDYRDRDYRRRSRSRSYDRYERDRHRGRDKDYRRRSRSRSASLDYKGRGRGRYDDERNSRSRSRSVDSRSPARRSPSPRRSPSPQRSTSPQRSTSPRKSPRGESPANRSREERSPTPRSVSPRGRPDASRSPSPRNSNGDE, from the exons atgtcTCACTTCGGACGTTCGGGTCCCCCAGACATTTCCGACACTTACTCTCTTCTCGTTCTGAACATCACCTTCC GTACCACCGCCGACGACCTATTCCCTCTCTTCGACAAGTATGGGAAGGTCGTCGACATCTTCATCCCCAAGGATCGAAG GACTGGTGAATCGAGGGGTTTTGCGTTCGTGCGTTACAAGTATGCTGATGAGGCTCAGAAGGCCGTTGAGAGGCTCGACG GGAGAATGGTTGATGGTCGCGAAATAACGGTCCAGTTTGCGAAATATGGGCCTAATGCTGAAAGGAT TCACAAAGGAAGGATTATTGAAACATCCCCAAGATCAAGGCGATCAAGGAGCCGTAGCCCAAGGAAAag GCATCGTGATGATTACAGAGACAGAGATTATAGGAGAAGAAGTCGCAGCAGAAGTTATGATAGGTATGAACGTGACAGGCATCGTGGGAGAGACAAAGATTATCGTCGCAGAAGTAGGAGCCGTAGTGCCAGTCTTGATTACAAGGGTCGTGGTAGAGGACGCTATGATGATGAGCGTAATAGTAGAAGCCGGAGCAGATCAGTTGATAG CCGCTCCCCTGCACGACGCAGTCCTAGTCCTCGAAGGAGTCCCTCCCCTCAGAGGAGCACTTCCCCTCAAAGGAGTACTTCCCCTAGGAAGAGTCCACGGGGTGAAAGTCCTGCAAATCGTAGCCGTGAGGAACGTTCCCCTACCCCTCGCAGTGTCTCACCACGCGGTCGCCCTGATGCTTCACGAAGTCCTTCCCCTCGAAATTCAAACGGGGAT GAATAA
- the LOC114412565 gene encoding serine/arginine-rich splicing factor SC35-like isoform X1, protein MSHFGRSGPPDISDTYSLLVLNITFRTTADDLFPLFDKYGKVVDIFIPKDRRTGESRGFAFVRYKYADEAQKAVERLDGRMVDGREITVQFAKYGPNAERIFSNCSHKGRIIETSPRSRRSRSRSPRKRHRDDYRDRDYRRRSRSRSYDRYERDRHRGRDKDYRRRSRSRSASLDYKGRGRGRYDDERNSRSRSRSVDSRSPARRSPSPRRSPSPQRSTSPQRSTSPRKSPRGESPANRSREERSPTPRSVSPRGRPDASRSPSPRNSNGDE, encoded by the exons atgtcTCACTTCGGACGTTCGGGTCCCCCAGACATTTCCGACACTTACTCTCTTCTCGTTCTGAACATCACCTTCC GTACCACCGCCGACGACCTATTCCCTCTCTTCGACAAGTATGGGAAGGTCGTCGACATCTTCATCCCCAAGGATCGAAG GACTGGTGAATCGAGGGGTTTTGCGTTCGTGCGTTACAAGTATGCTGATGAGGCTCAGAAGGCCGTTGAGAGGCTCGACG GGAGAATGGTTGATGGTCGCGAAATAACGGTCCAGTTTGCGAAATATGGGCCTAATGCTGAAAGGAT TTTTTCAAATTGCAGTCACAAAGGAAGGATTATTGAAACATCCCCAAGATCAAGGCGATCAAGGAGCCGTAGCCCAAGGAAAag GCATCGTGATGATTACAGAGACAGAGATTATAGGAGAAGAAGTCGCAGCAGAAGTTATGATAGGTATGAACGTGACAGGCATCGTGGGAGAGACAAAGATTATCGTCGCAGAAGTAGGAGCCGTAGTGCCAGTCTTGATTACAAGGGTCGTGGTAGAGGACGCTATGATGATGAGCGTAATAGTAGAAGCCGGAGCAGATCAGTTGATAG CCGCTCCCCTGCACGACGCAGTCCTAGTCCTCGAAGGAGTCCCTCCCCTCAGAGGAGCACTTCCCCTCAAAGGAGTACTTCCCCTAGGAAGAGTCCACGGGGTGAAAGTCCTGCAAATCGTAGCCGTGAGGAACGTTCCCCTACCCCTCGCAGTGTCTCACCACGCGGTCGCCCTGATGCTTCACGAAGTCCTTCCCCTCGAAATTCAAACGGGGAT GAATAA